From the Fusobacterium ulcerans ATCC 49185 genome, the window CTTTCCTGATTTAAACTTAATTGGAGGAAATATAGTAACTGCAGAAGCTGCATTGGATCTTATAGCTGCAGGAGTAAATGCAGTGAAGGTAGGAATTGGACCAGGGTCAATCTGTACAACAAGAGTTGTAGCAGGAGTAGGAGTTCCTCAACTTACAGCTGTAAATGATGTATACCAAGTATGCAAAGACAGAGGTATAGGAGTAATAGCTGATGGAGGAATAAAACTTTCTGGAGATATTGTAAAAGCATTAGCTGCTGGAGCAGATTGTGTAATGCTTGGAGGACTTTTAGCTGGAACTAAAGAGGCACCAGGTGAAGAAATTATCCTTGAAGGAAGAAGATATAAAATATATGTAGGAATGGGTTCTATTGCAGCAATGAAGAGAGGATCAAAAGATAGATATTTCCAAAATGATGCTCAGAAACTAGTTCCAGAAGGAATAGAAGGACGTATTGCATATAAAGGAAATCTTAAAGATGTGATATTCCAACTTTGTGGTGGAATTAGAGCAGGTATGGGATACTGTGGAACACCAACTATAGAAGATCTTAAAATAAATGGAAGATTTATAAAAATAACAGGAGCAGGTTTAAAAGAAAGCCATCCACATGATATTACTATAACTAAAGAGGCTCCAAACTATTCTAAATAGGATGTGTTTTCTCTTTGGACTAATTTATATTATTTTTAAGTTTAAGGAGAGGAAAGTGAAAAAAGGAACAAGAATAATTATTTTCTTATCAGCTGTATTTATATATAGTTCACAGATTTTTGCGGAGGGACTTAGAGAAATAAAAACTCTAGATGAAATCAACAAAGGAATAACATCAACTGTAACAAAACCTGTATCAAATATAAATAATGAGTTGAAACCTTTGGAAAAGTTAAACACATCTGAAAAAAAAGAAGAAGTGAAATCTGAAACAACTGTAACAGATAAGTCAATTGAAAGTGGAGATAAATTAACTGATGCACAAAAGGCATTAATGAGAAGTGGTGTGAAAATAATTGACATCAGTAAAAAGATTTATGGAGCAGATAAACTTGTATATGCTCAGGGAGAGGATAAACCCTTCACTGGAGAGTTTGCATTATTCCTTGGGGATATTATTGAATATAGTGAAGCTTATGTAAATGGAAAACTGAATGGACAGAAAATATGGTATTCTGATGAAGGAAATATCGTTTTGACTGAAAGCTATATAGATGAAAAACTAAATGGTGAACAGAGATCATATTATTCAGATGGAAGTATAAAAGCAATAACAAGATATAAAAATAATAGAGTTACAGGTGTTGAATTTTTTGCTCAAAACGGTAAACTTCTTCATAAAAGTGATATGAGTGCTGGAACTGGCGAATGGAAATTTTTCTGGGACAATGGAAAAATATTGGAAGAAGGAAAGTACAAGAACTGGGTTAAAGATGGTACATGGAAAAGATATCAAGAAGATGGAACTGTTGATAGTATAGCTGTTTATGAGAATGGAAGATTGAAAAGCCAGACTTGGAATTAATAAAAATATTTAAAGCTGCAAGCAGTTAAAACTGCTTACAGCTTTTTTTTTCTTTGCTGATATGATATAATTAAAAGAATTGGAAGGCAAGGAGAAAAAGTATGGATATAAGAACAATAGAAAAAAGTAAGAAATGGGGATATATGTTCTATATCTCATATAATGGACAAAAATTTCAATCTTTTGATGAAATGGACGGAAAGAAAAGCATAAAAGGAAAATTCAGAGAAATAATGGAAAAAATAGGATTTAC encodes:
- a CDS encoding toxin-antitoxin system YwqK family antitoxin, with the protein product MKKGTRIIIFLSAVFIYSSQIFAEGLREIKTLDEINKGITSTVTKPVSNINNELKPLEKLNTSEKKEEVKSETTVTDKSIESGDKLTDAQKALMRSGVKIIDISKKIYGADKLVYAQGEDKPFTGEFALFLGDIIEYSEAYVNGKLNGQKIWYSDEGNIVLTESYIDEKLNGEQRSYYSDGSIKAITRYKNNRVTGVEFFAQNGKLLHKSDMSAGTGEWKFFWDNGKILEEGKYKNWVKDGTWKRYQEDGTVDSIAVYENGRLKSQTWN